One window of Mauremys mutica isolate MM-2020 ecotype Southern chromosome 6, ASM2049712v1, whole genome shotgun sequence genomic DNA carries:
- the IER3IP1 gene encoding immediate early response 3-interacting protein 1, which yields MAFTLYSLLQAALLFVNAIAVLHEERFLRNVGWGTDQGIGGFGEEPGIKAQLMNLIRSVRTVMRVPLIAVNSITIVLLLLFG from the exons ATGGCCTTCACCCTGTACTCGCTGCTGCAGGCCGCGCTGCTGTTCGTCAACGCCATCGCCGTGCTGCACGAGGAGCGCTTCCTCCGCAACG TTGGCTGGGGAACAGACCAAGGGATTGGTGGATTCGGAGAAGAACCAGGAATTAAAGCACAGCTAATGAACCTTATTCGATCTGTACGAACAGTCATGAGGG tgccATTAATAGCAGTGAACTCGATTACAATTGTGTTGCTCTTGTTATTTGGTTGA